A section of the Flavobacterium ardleyense genome encodes:
- a CDS encoding ABC transporter permease, producing the protein MAWRDAKASRVRLLLFMASIVLGIAAVVSIQLFSQNLSDTIKGQSKSLLGADFVIESRQLPNDRAQKIIDSLKPDAQEVRFVSMINFPKNNGTKLVRVRAIDGNFPFYGEIETTPTMAADIYQRDGGALVDATLLLQYGIKPGDSIKVGLVKLPISGTLKAIPGDNAISSSVAPLVIIPYRFVKKTELLQQGSRKEYQYFFNQPNTDLVALEKRLEPILDAQDISLKTHLSSSERLGRNYQNVGSFLNLTAFIALLLGCVGIASSVNIYIKEKISAIAVLKCLGASRKQSFLIFLIQIAGIGILGGIIGTGIGVVLQQIFPLILKEFLPFDLDISISVQPLIMGVFLGLIMSVLFALLPLLRTWYVSPLEVLRTQEPVDNKDSNKAQYISIAVIILFLYAFSFWLLKDWLFALAFIVAVFITFAILAGIAIGTMKLVKKYFPKDAQFTSRQALLNLYRPNNQTLVLLVAIGLGTFLVSTLFFTKDILLEKTALNQSSKQANLIALDVQKDQLISVQKLFTSNDFPVLDSIPIVTMQIHSINDKLANTLRADTTSQIKSWVLNHEFRTTYRSALTKSEEVIEGKWNGTQKSNKEVAISISDNLAKDANVTVGDYIVFNIQGVLKKVVVGSIRKVDWANLQLNFTIVFPAGVLEDAPQFNVLTTYAATEKESANLQAKLVTKFPNVTVIDLRQVYTIVEGILNKVSWVINFMAIFSIFTGIIVLIGSVRTSKYQRIKESVLLRTLGATNKQILKITALEYLLLGVLGSALGILLALLSSFLLAFFVFQEPFVPSWIPFLVFIPGISILVVAIGLSNIREVLNSSPLEILRKTV; encoded by the coding sequence ATGGCATGGCGCGATGCCAAAGCAAGCAGAGTGCGTTTGCTGCTATTTATGGCATCTATTGTATTAGGAATTGCTGCAGTTGTTTCTATTCAGCTATTCAGTCAAAATTTAAGCGATACTATAAAGGGGCAATCTAAATCGCTACTCGGTGCCGATTTTGTGATTGAAAGTCGACAACTTCCAAATGATCGTGCGCAGAAAATTATCGATTCATTAAAACCTGATGCTCAGGAAGTCCGGTTTGTGTCGATGATAAATTTTCCAAAAAATAACGGAACAAAACTTGTTCGAGTTCGCGCTATAGATGGTAATTTTCCATTTTATGGCGAAATTGAAACTACGCCAACAATGGCAGCTGATATTTACCAAAGAGACGGAGGTGCATTGGTAGACGCCACTTTACTCTTACAATACGGCATCAAACCAGGAGATTCAATAAAAGTAGGACTCGTAAAACTTCCCATTTCCGGAACTTTAAAGGCCATTCCTGGCGATAATGCGATTTCGAGTTCGGTGGCGCCATTAGTGATTATTCCGTATCGATTTGTAAAGAAAACCGAGCTACTTCAGCAAGGCAGTAGAAAGGAATATCAATATTTCTTTAATCAACCAAATACTGATTTAGTAGCCTTAGAAAAACGCTTAGAACCAATTCTCGATGCCCAAGACATAAGTTTGAAAACACACCTAAGTTCCAGCGAAAGATTGGGTCGAAATTACCAAAATGTGGGTTCTTTTTTAAATCTCACGGCATTTATCGCACTGCTATTAGGATGCGTTGGAATTGCAAGCTCGGTAAATATTTACATCAAAGAAAAAATAAGTGCCATTGCAGTATTAAAATGTTTGGGAGCAAGCCGAAAACAAAGCTTTTTGATTTTCCTAATCCAAATTGCGGGCATAGGAATTCTAGGAGGAATTATAGGAACTGGGATTGGCGTAGTCTTGCAGCAAATTTTCCCGCTAATCTTAAAAGAATTTTTACCTTTTGATTTAGACATCAGTATAAGCGTGCAACCATTGATTATGGGCGTTTTTTTAGGTTTAATAATGTCAGTATTATTTGCATTGCTTCCATTATTACGCACTTGGTATGTGTCGCCTTTGGAAGTTTTGAGAACTCAAGAACCCGTTGATAACAAAGATTCAAACAAAGCTCAATACATCTCAATCGCGGTAATTATTTTGTTTCTCTACGCTTTTTCATTTTGGTTACTAAAAGATTGGCTATTTGCTCTCGCCTTTATTGTGGCTGTTTTTATAACTTTTGCGATTCTTGCAGGAATTGCCATTGGAACAATGAAATTGGTTAAAAAATACTTTCCAAAAGATGCTCAATTTACTTCAAGGCAAGCATTGCTTAATTTGTATCGACCCAATAATCAAACCTTGGTTTTGTTGGTAGCGATTGGATTGGGAACCTTTTTAGTTAGCACACTTTTTTTTACAAAAGATATTCTACTTGAGAAAACTGCCTTAAATCAGTCTAGCAAACAAGCAAATTTAATTGCTTTGGACGTTCAAAAAGATCAATTGATTTCGGTTCAGAAATTATTTACTTCCAACGATTTTCCGGTGTTGGATTCTATTCCAATCGTGACAATGCAAATTCATAGTATAAACGATAAACTGGCAAATACTTTAAGAGCAGATACTACATCGCAAATAAAAAGTTGGGTTCTAAATCACGAATTCAGAACCACCTATCGCAGTGCGCTCACAAAATCTGAAGAAGTTATAGAAGGCAAATGGAATGGAACACAAAAAAGTAATAAAGAAGTGGCAATTTCTATTTCTGATAATCTAGCCAAAGATGCCAATGTAACCGTCGGAGATTATATTGTTTTTAATATACAAGGAGTACTTAAAAAAGTAGTTGTTGGTAGTATTAGGAAAGTGGATTGGGCAAACCTTCAACTAAATTTCACCATCGTTTTTCCGGCAGGAGTTTTGGAAGATGCCCCTCAATTTAATGTTTTAACAACCTACGCCGCAACTGAGAAAGAGTCGGCAAATTTGCAAGCAAAATTGGTAACAAAGTTTCCGAATGTTACTGTAATTGATTTACGGCAGGTCTACACTATTGTGGAAGGAATTTTGAACAAGGTTTCTTGGGTAATAAATTTTATGGCAATTTTCAGCATTTTTACTGGAATCATCGTTTTGATTGGATCGGTCCGTACGAGTAAATATCAACGTATTAAAGAAAGCGTCTTGCTTCGAACTTTGGGCGCTACCAATAAACAAATCTTGAAAATTACCGCATTAGAATATTTGCTTTTGGGAGTACTGGGCAGTGCATTGGGAATATTGTTAGCCTTACTAAGTAGTTTTCTACTGGCATTTTTCGTTTTCCAAGAGCCCTTTGTGCCATCTTGGATTCCATTTTTAGTATTTATACCGGGAATTTCTATTTTGGTAGTAGCAATTGGTTTAAGCAATATTCGAGAAGTTTTAAATAGTTCTCCTTTAGAAATTCTAAGGAAGACAGTTTAG
- a CDS encoding metal-dependent transcriptional regulator, with the protein MTHSAENYLKTIYHLSQASPDGVSTNAIAAMLDTKASSVTDMIKKLAERDLILYQKYQGVVLTEGGKMAAKMIVRKHRLWEVFLVEILDFSWDEVHEIAEELEHIKSEKLIEKLSAFLNHPTLDPHGDPIPNSKGEIPTVEKKLLSEIEVGKDAVCVGVKDTSTAFLKYLNKNGIALGEDLKILSKEEFDGSMVLKVGNHEITISNKIANNLFVKKK; encoded by the coding sequence ATGACACATTCTGCAGAAAATTATCTAAAGACGATTTATCACTTATCGCAGGCAAGTCCTGATGGCGTTTCGACCAATGCGATTGCTGCTATGCTTGACACGAAGGCTTCTTCGGTTACAGATATGATAAAGAAGTTAGCAGAAAGAGATTTGATTCTTTATCAAAAATATCAAGGAGTTGTGTTGACCGAAGGAGGAAAGATGGCAGCGAAAATGATTGTGCGCAAGCATCGATTGTGGGAAGTCTTTTTGGTAGAAATATTAGATTTCTCCTGGGATGAAGTGCATGAAATTGCAGAAGAATTGGAGCATATTAAATCTGAGAAATTAATCGAAAAACTGTCGGCATTCTTAAATCACCCAACTTTAGACCCTCACGGAGATCCTATTCCAAATTCAAAAGGAGAAATTCCCACCGTTGAAAAAAAGTTACTATCTGAAATTGAGGTCGGCAAAGACGCGGTTTGCGTTGGAGTTAAAGATACATCTACGGCTTTTTTGAAATACTTAAACAAAAACGGAATAGCATTAGGCGAAGATTTGAAGATTTTGTCTAAAGAAGAATTTGACGGGTCAATGGTATTAAAAGTTGGTAATCACGAAATTACCATTTCGAACAAGATTGCCAATAATCTTTTTGTAAAGAAGAAGTAG
- a CDS encoding TonB-dependent receptor, whose amino-acid sequence MKISLFILLLLLITSIAWSQNKISGTITAEFDRFGGVNVALANANITTTTNEQGQYSFENIPNGDYEIIVSYINYRTQKKKIRLTDGEILNLNFNLKEDISLDEVVITGTMKAVSRMESLVPVEVYSASFFKKNPTANIFEGLQNVNGVRPQLNCNICNTGDIHINGLEGPYTLVLIDGMPIVSGLSSVYGLSGIPNSLLDRIEIVKGPASSLYGSEAVGGLINIITKNPLKAPLFSADIFGTSWGEVNTDLGFKANLADNISSLTGVNYFNYSNPIDNNHDNFTDVTLQDRISVFQKFNFQRDDYKLFSLAGRFFYEDRWGGEMHFNRGYRGGDEVYGESIFTKRWEAIGAYELPMAEKMLLSFSYTNHDQNSFYGDTPYMAQQKIGFTQLTWDKKLSNHDLLFGAAVRYQYYNDNTPATEVAEQNWIPGIFIQDEMKFSEKHSILLGARYDYNDNHGSIFTPRFAYKWKINEHDIFRLNAGTGFRIVNIFTEEHAALSGARDVVILENLKPEQSYNVNINFLKKIYSDNGTFVSFEAAAWFTYFTNQITPDYDSDPNKIIYKNLNGHANTLGMSANADLVLTSGLKFILGATYMNVEKTENQITTNQILTEKFSGTWAISYKIRPWNLEVDYTGNVYGKMRLPLLGPLDPRNEYSETFSIQNIQFTYDKFKNFEIYGGVKNLLNWTPNKGNPFIIARANDPFDKNVSYNNDGSIMATSENPYALTFDPSYVYGPNQGIRSFIGIRYTLE is encoded by the coding sequence ATGAAAATAAGTTTATTCATACTACTATTACTTTTAATCACTAGTATTGCTTGGTCGCAGAATAAAATAAGCGGAACCATAACCGCAGAGTTTGATAGATTTGGAGGTGTCAATGTGGCTTTGGCAAATGCAAACATCACTACCACCACCAATGAGCAAGGGCAATACAGCTTTGAAAACATTCCAAATGGCGATTACGAAATAATTGTCTCCTACATCAATTACAGAACTCAAAAAAAGAAAATCAGACTCACCGACGGAGAAATTTTGAATTTAAATTTTAATCTTAAAGAAGACATTAGTCTCGACGAAGTGGTAATCACAGGAACTATGAAAGCCGTGAGCCGAATGGAAAGCTTGGTACCCGTGGAAGTTTATAGTGCAAGTTTCTTCAAAAAAAATCCCACCGCTAATATATTTGAAGGGTTGCAAAACGTCAACGGCGTCCGGCCACAGCTCAATTGCAACATTTGTAATACTGGAGATATTCACATCAATGGTCTGGAAGGTCCATACACTTTGGTACTCATTGACGGAATGCCCATTGTTAGTGGACTTTCATCTGTATACGGCCTATCTGGGATTCCCAATTCGTTACTAGATCGGATCGAAATTGTAAAGGGGCCCGCATCTTCTCTCTATGGAAGTGAAGCCGTGGGCGGATTAATAAATATTATAACCAAGAATCCATTGAAGGCACCACTGTTTTCTGCAGATATTTTTGGAACGAGTTGGGGAGAAGTCAACACCGATTTAGGATTTAAAGCAAATTTAGCCGACAATATTTCTAGTTTAACAGGCGTGAATTACTTCAATTACAGCAATCCAATTGATAATAATCACGATAATTTTACCGATGTCACCTTGCAAGACAGGATATCAGTTTTTCAGAAATTTAATTTTCAGCGGGACGATTACAAATTATTTTCGCTCGCGGGACGATTTTTCTATGAAGATCGGTGGGGCGGCGAAATGCACTTTAATCGCGGATATCGAGGTGGCGACGAAGTGTACGGCGAAAGTATTTTTACCAAACGCTGGGAAGCAATTGGTGCTTACGAATTACCAATGGCCGAAAAAATGCTGCTATCATTTTCTTATACCAATCACGATCAGAACTCCTTTTATGGCGATACTCCCTATATGGCGCAGCAGAAAATAGGATTCACTCAACTTACTTGGGACAAAAAACTCAGCAACCACGACCTACTATTTGGCGCCGCAGTTCGCTATCAATATTATAATGACAATACACCCGCAACCGAAGTTGCCGAGCAAAATTGGATTCCGGGAATATTTATTCAGGATGAAATGAAATTTAGCGAGAAACACAGCATACTTTTAGGCGCCCGTTACGATTACAATGACAATCACGGTTCAATTTTTACTCCTAGATTTGCTTACAAATGGAAAATTAATGAGCACGATATTTTTCGCTTAAATGCTGGAACTGGTTTTAGAATCGTGAATATTTTTACTGAAGAACATGCCGCATTATCGGGCGCTAGGGATGTGGTTATTCTCGAAAACTTAAAGCCTGAGCAGTCCTACAATGTCAATATCAATTTCTTAAAAAAAATATATTCGGACAATGGCACTTTTGTAAGTTTTGAGGCCGCCGCTTGGTTTACTTATTTCACCAATCAAATTACGCCGGATTACGATAGCGATCCAAACAAAATCATCTACAAAAACCTTAACGGTCACGCCAATACCTTAGGAATGTCAGCCAACGCCGATTTAGTTTTGACCAGCGGCCTAAAATTCATTCTAGGAGCAACATATATGAATGTCGAAAAAACCGAAAATCAAATAACAACCAATCAAATTTTAACTGAAAAATTCTCCGGAACCTGGGCTATTTCTTACAAAATAAGACCTTGGAATCTCGAAGTCGATTATACCGGAAATGTTTACGGCAAGATGCGACTCCCGCTTTTGGGACCACTTGATCCTCGAAATGAGTATTCAGAAACTTTTAGCATCCAGAATATTCAATTTACATACGATAAATTTAAAAATTTCGAAATTTACGGAGGTGTCAAGAATCTACTTAATTGGACACCTAATAAGGGAAATCCATTTATTATTGCCCGCGCCAACGATCCATTCGATAAGAATGTTAGTTACAACAATGACGGGTCGATAATGGCAACATCCGAAAATCCGTATGCTTTGACCTTCGATCCTAGCTATGTTTATGGACCCAATCAAGGCATCAGAAGCTTTATTGGCATACGATATACGCTTGAATAA
- a CDS encoding ABC transporter ATP-binding protein, which produces MTNILKISGLEKSYISGSNQLTVLQGVTFEIQKGQTFSIVGPSGSGKTTLLGLCAGLDQPTSGTVELCGYSLTSLSEDERAQLRNKEVGFIFQNFQLLPTLTALENVSVPLELQGAKDAVARSKELLEKVGLGNRMQHYPSQLSGGEQQRVALARAFANRPSILFADEPTGNLDEETGEKVIQLLFDLNKDAGTTLVIITHDLELASRTQQILRLKGGHILSNQKTQHV; this is translated from the coding sequence ATGACAAATATACTAAAGATTAGCGGGCTTGAAAAAAGTTACATCAGTGGTTCGAACCAATTAACGGTACTTCAAGGTGTAACTTTTGAAATACAAAAAGGACAGACATTTTCTATCGTAGGTCCTTCCGGCAGCGGTAAGACCACCTTGCTGGGTTTGTGTGCCGGCTTAGACCAACCCACTTCGGGAACGGTTGAACTTTGCGGTTATTCCTTAACTTCTCTGAGCGAGGATGAACGTGCGCAGCTTCGAAACAAAGAAGTAGGATTTATTTTTCAAAATTTCCAACTGCTGCCAACATTAACTGCACTCGAAAATGTGAGTGTCCCTTTAGAATTGCAAGGCGCGAAAGATGCAGTGGCTAGGTCAAAAGAATTATTAGAAAAAGTAGGATTGGGAAATAGAATGCAACATTATCCATCACAATTATCTGGAGGTGAACAGCAACGAGTTGCTTTGGCAAGAGCCTTTGCTAATAGACCTTCTATTCTCTTTGCTGATGAACCGACAGGAAATTTAGATGAAGAAACGGGCGAAAAGGTAATTCAGTTGCTCTTTGACCTTAATAAAGATGCCGGAACCACGCTGGTTATTATTACGCACGACTTGGAATTAGCTTCGAGAACACAGCAGATTTTACGGCTTAAAGGCGGACATATTTTGAGCAACCAAAAAACGCAACATGTCTAA
- a CDS encoding single-stranded DNA-binding protein: MNNLRNRVQLIGHVGNDPEIKTFEGGRKLATITLATNDHYKNAKGEKVEQTEWHRLTAWGNTAEIIEQFVKKGKEIAVDGKLTHRTYDDKNGEKKFITEVTINEVVLLGK, encoded by the coding sequence ATGAATAATTTAAGAAACAGAGTACAGTTGATTGGACACGTAGGAAACGATCCAGAAATCAAAACATTTGAAGGTGGACGAAAATTAGCCACAATTACGCTAGCTACCAATGATCACTACAAAAATGCAAAAGGCGAAAAAGTGGAACAAACGGAGTGGCATCGTCTCACTGCTTGGGGAAATACCGCCGAAATTATTGAGCAATTTGTAAAAAAAGGCAAAGAAATCGCCGTCGATGGTAAGTTGACTCACCGCACGTACGATGATAAAAATGGAGAAAAGAAATTCATCACAGAGGTGACTATTAACGAGGTCGTGCTGCTAGGAAAGTAA
- a CDS encoding arylesterase has translation MLKPKTTQTLSDSFRFINQKLIKFCYFATMLVLLSCGDKTKSNSAADEKNEAAEENTAEGAGKKTILFFGDSITAGYGLEDTKNAFPWLIQSKIDSLSLDYQVINSGVSGETSAGGKGRIDWILNQDIDVFVLELGANDGLRGVPLTETKSNLQAIINAVKSKNPETKIVLAGMQMPPNMGQDYASGFKAIFYDLAKENKIFFIPFILKDVGGIAALNQRDGIHPTEEGHEILASTVWETLSPILNTRK, from the coding sequence ATGCTGAAGCCTAAAACTACTCAAACTTTATCAGATAGCTTTCGATTTATAAATCAGAAGCTCATAAAGTTTTGTTATTTCGCTACTATGCTCGTGTTGCTTTCCTGTGGTGATAAAACAAAAAGCAACAGCGCCGCAGACGAGAAAAACGAAGCAGCTGAGGAAAATACTGCCGAAGGCGCGGGCAAAAAAACCATTTTATTTTTCGGAGATAGTATCACCGCTGGCTATGGTCTGGAAGATACTAAGAATGCTTTTCCGTGGCTGATTCAATCTAAAATAGATTCTCTCAGTTTAGATTATCAAGTAATCAATTCGGGTGTGAGCGGCGAGACTTCAGCGGGAGGAAAAGGTAGAATAGACTGGATTCTAAATCAAGATATCGACGTTTTTGTTTTGGAGCTTGGCGCTAATGATGGACTTCGTGGAGTACCGCTGACGGAAACCAAATCAAATTTGCAAGCCATTATTAATGCTGTAAAGTCAAAGAACCCCGAAACTAAAATTGTCTTAGCTGGAATGCAAATGCCTCCAAACATGGGACAAGATTATGCTTCTGGATTCAAAGCTATTTTTTATGATTTGGCCAAAGAAAATAAAATCTTCTTTATTCCATTTATTTTAAAAGATGTGGGTGGAATTGCTGCATTAAATCAACGAGATGGCATTCACCCCACAGAAGAAGGTCATGAAATTCTGGCTTCAACAGTTTGGGAAACACTTTCTCCAATTCTTAATACTCGCAAATAA